In Marivirga salinae, a single window of DNA contains:
- a CDS encoding BspA family leucine-rich repeat surface protein, producing the protein MKKLLLLISFFTFISLLYSANKLSAQNYPPVFDKNTLKGTRGITIPKPDADDRSGYGTDLQFIGDINNDGLEDIAISSGATTVDGLDNAGKAYIIFGSNDEFDFPFDLSTLNGSNGFVIEGVVEGERRGREVAGPGDINGDGIDDLIIGGAGSYDVKILYGKPSFPSLIESSDIGGSNGFSIEVSKSGSVAKLGDINGDGINDFIIATPDSFNGFSACIVFGRSDNFPSEIDVTYLDGVKGFRTTDFMASGPGDQVGSAGDINNDGINDILIGSRNGFSPERSISYVLFGKNGTFDPLVEIEDVDGSDGFKIDNRDNNFLTFVGPIGDVNGDGIDDCFSENNIIFGSNDPFPAEMMMADFDGDNGFVVKDMLLCAAPAGDLNFDGIDDFIIADPNINIVYGTTDGFPSEFDRADIDGTNGFLIDDMDHSNVGRPIDGGKDFNGDGLDDFIFGEWTYRSESVYVVFGGDHYAIPFHDDYPKLENITTEGFSLLVNAKEKGKVNYAVFESSTYYTVDYEEINEGTDAVLQGSFPINTKDTEIINVIDELKSSSQYDVHFYFEDDANNFGEIFSFEDIETLFDPESAFVTTWDTEEEGDTNNDQIELRVSGGYYDIYWEKVTDPSVNGVLEDQSGTTTITFPEPGVYQVSLPESITRFYFPFYSNDPAKLLTVEQWGDAQWQSMEDMFYGCSNLTIPADDIPDLSEVTSMNYMFYQASSFNSDINDWDVSNVTDFSSLFTFAHSFNQNLNNWDVSNATTMRSTFYGASSFNSDISNWDVSNVTDMYFMFSNATSFNQDIGDWDVSKVTKMGCLFRETPFNQDIGEWNVSNVKNMNEMFRKASAFNQDISGWDVSQNTTMYFMFSEASSFNQDIGGWDVGNVEDMYSTFRDSPAFDQDLGDWDISKVENIRMFLDDSGLSPCNYSATLEGWSKLSLQDGLFFHAGNSKYPSEAAEYRQSIKDDFGWTIYDYGELSNEVTISTSQEISCPGASERHS; encoded by the coding sequence ATGAAAAAACTACTACTATTAATTTCATTTTTTACATTTATTTCTTTGCTGTATTCAGCTAATAAGCTTTCAGCACAAAATTACCCTCCAGTTTTTGATAAAAATACTCTTAAAGGAACTAGGGGGATTACAATTCCTAAACCAGATGCTGATGACAGAAGTGGTTATGGCACTGATTTACAATTTATAGGTGATATTAATAATGATGGACTGGAAGATATAGCTATTTCTAGTGGAGCGACAACAGTTGATGGACTGGATAACGCAGGTAAGGCTTATATCATTTTCGGTTCTAATGATGAATTTGATTTTCCATTTGACCTGAGTACGCTGAATGGGAGCAATGGGTTCGTAATAGAAGGAGTTGTAGAAGGTGAAAGGAGAGGGAGAGAAGTTGCAGGCCCTGGTGATATTAATGGTGACGGAATAGATGATTTAATTATTGGTGGGGCAGGTAGTTATGATGTGAAAATTCTATATGGAAAACCGTCTTTTCCTTCTTTAATTGAATCTTCAGATATAGGCGGAAGTAATGGTTTTAGTATAGAAGTTTCAAAAAGTGGTTCTGTTGCTAAATTGGGAGATATCAATGGAGATGGAATTAATGATTTTATTATAGCTACCCCTGATAGTTTCAATGGCTTCAGTGCTTGTATAGTTTTTGGGCGATCTGATAATTTTCCATCAGAAATTGATGTTACATATCTTGATGGAGTAAAAGGTTTTAGAACCACTGATTTTATGGCATCTGGTCCTGGAGATCAAGTTGGAAGCGCTGGTGATATCAATAATGACGGAATAAATGATATTTTAATTGGAAGCAGGAATGGTTTCAGCCCTGAAAGATCAATCAGCTATGTATTGTTTGGTAAAAATGGAACATTTGACCCCTTAGTTGAAATAGAAGATGTTGACGGAAGTGATGGATTCAAAATCGATAACAGAGATAATAATTTTTTAACTTTTGTTGGCCCTATTGGTGATGTCAATGGTGATGGAATAGATGATTGCTTTTCTGAAAATAATATCATTTTTGGCTCTAATGATCCTTTTCCTGCTGAGATGATGATGGCAGATTTTGACGGGGATAACGGTTTTGTTGTGAAAGACATGCTTCTGTGTGCCGCCCCTGCAGGTGATCTTAATTTTGATGGTATTGATGATTTTATAATTGCTGACCCCAATATTAACATTGTATATGGCACAACAGATGGGTTCCCTTCTGAATTTGATAGGGCAGATATTGATGGAACTAATGGTTTTTTGATTGATGATATGGATCATTCTAATGTTGGAAGACCAATTGACGGGGGCAAAGATTTCAATGGTGATGGTTTGGATGACTTCATTTTTGGTGAATGGACTTATCGGTCTGAAAGTGTATATGTTGTTTTTGGTGGGGATCATTACGCAATTCCTTTTCATGATGACTATCCTAAACTGGAAAATATAACTACAGAGGGATTTTCCTTGCTTGTAAATGCAAAGGAAAAAGGTAAAGTTAATTATGCTGTTTTTGAAAGCAGTACTTATTATACTGTTGATTATGAGGAAATTAATGAAGGAACAGATGCAGTTTTACAGGGTAGTTTTCCAATAAATACCAAGGATACTGAAATCATTAATGTTATTGATGAACTGAAATCAAGCTCTCAATATGATGTTCATTTCTATTTTGAAGATGATGCTAATAATTTTGGAGAAATATTTTCATTTGAGGATATAGAAACATTATTTGACCCTGAAAGTGCTTTTGTAACAACTTGGGATACTGAAGAAGAGGGTGATACTAATAATGATCAAATAGAACTAAGAGTTTCTGGTGGATATTATGATATCTATTGGGAAAAGGTGACAGATCCTTCGGTAAATGGAGTTTTAGAAGATCAATCTGGAACCACTACTATTACATTTCCTGAACCAGGAGTTTATCAGGTTTCTTTACCAGAGAGTATTACTCGCTTTTATTTTCCGTTTTATAGTAATGATCCTGCCAAATTATTAACTGTGGAACAGTGGGGTGATGCTCAGTGGCAATCGATGGAGGATATGTTTTATGGTTGTTCCAATTTGACTATTCCAGCTGATGATATACCTGATTTATCAGAAGTAACTAGTATGAATTACATGTTCTACCAGGCTTCATCATTTAACAGTGACATCAATGATTGGGACGTATCTAATGTGACAGATTTTAGCTCTCTTTTTACATTTGCCCATAGTTTTAATCAAAACCTAAATAATTGGGATGTAAGCAATGCCACCACCATGAGAAGTACATTTTATGGTGCATCTTCTTTTAATTCTGATATTTCTAACTGGGATGTGAGCAATGTGACAGATATGTATTTTATGTTTTCCAATGCCACTTCTTTTAATCAGGATATCGGGGATTGGGATGTGAGTAAGGTTACAAAAATGGGTTGCTTATTTAGGGAGACACCATTCAATCAGGATATTGGAGAATGGAATGTGAGCAATGTTAAGAACATGAATGAGATGTTTAGAAAAGCATCAGCATTTAATCAGGATATAAGTGGCTGGGATGTAAGCCAAAATACGACTATGTATTTTATGTTTTCTGAAGCCTCTAGTTTTAATCAAGATATTGGAGGGTGGGATGTTGGAAATGTAGAAGATATGTATTCCACCTTCAGAGATTCACCGGCTTTTGATCAGGACCTTGGAGATTGGGATATTTCAAAGGTGGAAAATATCCGCATGTTTTTAGATGATAGCGGTCTTTCACCATGTAATTATTCTGCTACACTGGAAGGCTGGTCAAAATTATCTCTTCAAGATGGTTTGTTTTTTCATGCTGGGAATTCTAAATATCCATCTGAAGCTGCAGAATATAGGCAGTCCATTAAAGATGATTTTGGTTGGACTATTTATGATTACGGTGAACTATCAAATGAAGTAACTATTTCAACTAGTCAAGAGATTTCATGTCCTGGAGCATCAGAACGCCACTCTTGA
- a CDS encoding response regulator transcription factor, with protein sequence MKKTINIIIVDDHHMFLEGISALLDNVDDFKIIETCENGKMVFPLIEKHPIDIIVTDINMPEMDGIELSKKIKDDYPDIKTLILSTHSEISMVQKCIKNGVDGYLLKNAEKEELITALKEIYKGEKYFSQSVKDDYMNSVFTSKKAKSSLIQLSRRELEVLKLITKEFTAQEIAEELFISQNTVNTHRKNLLSKLNAKNTAGLVMYAVQNGLINED encoded by the coding sequence ATGAAGAAAACTATCAACATAATAATAGTAGATGACCATCACATGTTTTTGGAAGGAATTAGTGCGCTTTTGGATAATGTTGATGATTTCAAAATAATTGAGACTTGCGAAAACGGGAAAATGGTTTTCCCTTTGATTGAAAAGCATCCTATCGATATCATTGTTACAGACATCAATATGCCGGAAATGGACGGAATTGAACTAAGTAAAAAGATAAAAGATGACTATCCTGATATCAAAACCTTGATTTTAAGTACGCATAGTGAAATAAGCATGGTACAAAAATGTATAAAGAATGGAGTCGATGGATATTTACTTAAAAATGCTGAAAAAGAAGAATTAATTACTGCTTTGAAAGAAATATATAAAGGTGAAAAATACTTTAGTCAATCCGTTAAAGATGATTACATGAATAGTGTATTCACTAGCAAAAAAGCTAAAAGCTCATTAATTCAACTTAGCAGAAGAGAACTCGAAGTATTAAAATTGATCACAAAAGAATTTACGGCACAGGAAATTGCCGAAGAACTATTTATCAGTCAAAATACAGTTAATACCCACCGAAAAAATCTTTTAAGCAAACTAAATGCTAAAAATACTGCGGGATTGGTGATGTATGCCGTTCAAAATGGACTTATAAATGAAGATTGA
- a CDS encoding ATP-binding protein, giving the protein MDKLCFIILTSIISLFLCSSGFSQGNTDELEVVERVHALLDDFDSKITSEPTRAKSLINQAIALSKQYKLEKEEADSYFRLGKLLLNEGNYDSSKVLLKKALSTYLIQKEYKAISKCYKEIGVLLEETGQREESLAYYTKGLKIARDHNFNELIPPFINNIGTIYLKQQHYDKASELFKESASLSKKGYQYAITINNIGVVKYQQGLYDEAREYYQKSLEACKEINDDYCTLTPLNGIANTYLQQNAYEQALETTKRAIEIQERKKLDKDLLVSYNRLGLTYNAMGEYEKAIREYEKSLTISNRINSIHTPYIHANISDSYENLKDYKNALTHIEKFYQQLDSINALEHKMKTEELLAQYETEKKDKEIELLRKNKALREIQQEKEIAIFEQELLNKSLEEQENKYELLQRDKKIDILNKNRELQKANILNQENELKRQALIKNIVIISAISILVPVIILLIVYRQKVKSKEQLAAKTEEVNQQKTLELIREFEIKTIRAQIEGQENEKERIAKELHDGIAGGLAAIKMKLQSLENSSNENTQLKKLIKGVDTIYSEVRTISHNLTPPEMLNHSFADFLKKYLSDVSEIATFEIEYIFHNERKLNQLDDNFKVEIYRILQELITNIIKHAKTDFVEVQIVTNLNNINLIVEDHGQGFDYKEKSNGLGLQNIKSRIQSLNGNLNIDSVKGRGTIINIDIDYYIKSGVKLETV; this is encoded by the coding sequence ATGGATAAACTGTGTTTTATAATTCTTACATCAATTATTTCCCTTTTCTTATGTTCAAGTGGTTTTTCACAAGGAAATACAGATGAACTGGAGGTGGTTGAAAGAGTACATGCCCTATTAGATGATTTTGATTCTAAAATTACTTCAGAACCTACTCGGGCAAAAAGTTTAATTAACCAAGCAATTGCTTTAAGTAAACAATATAAGTTGGAAAAAGAAGAGGCAGATAGTTATTTCAGATTAGGTAAACTACTCCTAAACGAAGGAAATTATGACTCTTCAAAAGTGTTGTTAAAAAAAGCGCTATCAACTTATTTAATCCAGAAGGAATATAAAGCGATCAGTAAATGTTATAAAGAAATTGGTGTACTCTTAGAAGAAACTGGCCAACGAGAGGAAAGCCTAGCCTATTATACCAAAGGATTGAAAATAGCTAGAGATCATAATTTCAATGAACTAATCCCACCTTTCATTAATAATATTGGAACTATCTATCTTAAACAGCAACATTATGATAAAGCATCTGAATTATTTAAAGAAAGCGCTTCTCTCAGTAAAAAAGGATATCAATACGCCATTACTATAAATAATATTGGAGTAGTAAAATATCAACAGGGATTATATGATGAAGCTCGAGAATATTATCAAAAAAGCCTGGAAGCCTGCAAAGAAATTAATGATGATTACTGCACTTTAACCCCTTTAAACGGGATTGCCAATACATATTTACAACAGAATGCTTACGAACAAGCGCTAGAAACCACTAAAAGAGCAATCGAGATTCAAGAAAGAAAGAAATTAGATAAAGATCTTCTTGTAAGTTATAATCGCCTTGGACTGACATATAATGCTATGGGAGAATATGAAAAGGCTATTAGGGAATATGAAAAAAGCCTAACAATATCAAACAGAATAAATTCAATACATACTCCCTATATTCATGCTAATATTTCTGATAGTTATGAAAACTTAAAAGACTACAAAAATGCGCTTACTCATATTGAAAAATTCTATCAGCAATTAGACAGTATTAACGCATTAGAGCATAAAATGAAAACTGAGGAATTATTAGCTCAATATGAAACCGAAAAGAAAGATAAGGAAATTGAATTATTAAGGAAAAACAAAGCATTACGTGAAATTCAACAGGAAAAGGAGATTGCCATCTTTGAACAAGAACTATTAAATAAATCTTTAGAAGAACAGGAAAACAAATATGAATTACTACAAAGAGATAAAAAAATAGACATCTTAAACAAAAATCGAGAGCTTCAAAAAGCAAACATACTCAATCAGGAAAATGAATTAAAACGTCAAGCTCTAATAAAAAACATCGTGATTATAAGCGCAATTTCAATTTTGGTACCTGTAATCATTTTACTAATTGTATATAGACAAAAAGTAAAAAGCAAAGAGCAATTAGCTGCAAAAACGGAGGAAGTAAATCAACAAAAAACCCTAGAACTAATACGAGAATTTGAAATTAAAACAATCAGAGCACAGATAGAAGGTCAGGAAAATGAAAAAGAACGCATAGCAAAAGAATTGCATGATGGAATTGCTGGAGGATTGGCCGCCATAAAAATGAAATTACAATCATTAGAGAATTCATCAAACGAAAATACGCAGCTGAAAAAACTGATAAAAGGGGTGGATACTATATATTCTGAGGTAAGAACAATCTCGCATAACCTCACACCACCAGAAATGCTTAATCATTCTTTTGCAGATTTCTTGAAGAAATATCTATCCGATGTTTCTGAAATAGCCACTTTTGAGATAGAATATATATTTCATAATGAGAGAAAACTTAATCAGCTTGATGATAATTTTAAAGTTGAGATTTATAGAATTTTACAAGAACTGATTACCAATATAATAAAACATGCTAAAACAGATTTTGTAGAAGTTCAAATAGTGACTAATCTTAATAACATTAATTTAATAGTAGAAGACCATGGGCAAGGTTTTGATTACAAAGAGAAATCAAACGGCCTGGGATTACAAAATATCAAGTCGAGAATACAATCCTTGAATGGCAACCTTAATATTGATTCGGTAAAAGGAAGAGGCACTATAATAAATATAGATATCGATTACTATATCAAATCTGGTGTTAAATTAGAGACAGTATAA
- a CDS encoding HYR domain-containing protein, with protein sequence MENIGAGTYTLKVEATADCFYTKEITLTDGTDTEAPEITCPDDQKLNPGENLKDYTSLAVVSDNCDSDVSVSQSPEAGTEFTEETTVTLTAEDASGNTKACTFIIEVTPDTEAPELTCPDNQELACDATVIPDYTDLVSVSDNRDSSPEVTQSPAARSPFTAGMTISIKAKDEAGNESTCEFLVNLEEDTESPAIECPDDQELIPGENLKDYTSLAIVSDNCDSDVSVSQSPEAGTEFTEETTVTLTAEDASGNSKTCTFVIEVTPDTEAPELTCPDNQELACDATVIPDYTDLVSVSDNRDTSPEVTQSPVAGSPFTAGMTISIKAKDEAGNESTCEFLVNLAADTESPVIECPEDQELIPGENLKDYTSLTVVSDNCDSDVSVSQSPEAGTEFTEETTVTLTAEDASGNTKICTFIIEVTPDTEAPELTCPDNQSLACDATEIPDYTDLVSVSDNRDASPIITQSPEAGSEYTAGMTITISAEDESGNVSSCDFVVNSEEDTESPTLSCLAPQTVTIGGSLADYTSLVTVEDNCDAEPTVSQSVAPGTEITEDITITITAEDASGNIENCEIEIIATSEPDTEAPEITCPDDQFLACGATEIQDYTDLVSVSDDRDPNPIITQSPEAGSEFTEGMSITISAEDESGNVSSCDFVVNREEDTESPTISCLAPQTITIGGSLADYTSLVTVEDNCDAEPIVSQSVAPGTEITEDISITITAEDASGNIENCEIEIIATSDADTEAPEITCPEDQVLACGATEIPDYTGLVSVSDDRDPNPIITQSPEAGSGFTEGMTITISAEDESGNVSSCDFVVNSEEDTESPSLSCLAPQTITIGGSLADYTSLVTVDDNCDAEPTVSQSVAPGTEITEDITITITAEDASGNIENCEIEIIATSDADTEAPEISCPEDQVLACGATEIPDYTGLISVSDDRDPNPIITQSPEAGSEYTEGMTITITAQDNSGNTSTCTFQVSAEGDNLNSLTCPEEQEISLNENCEAVLPDFRDLVKVDASCSSIESINQFPEPGSVINEDSEVIIEVVDQSGNKTSCNFNLKIIGEGIPQIEVGEDVEINLGESVELSAESSSDGSYKWFPARGLSNTTISNPIASPDKSTTYTVIFTNSFGCSIESEITVNVEEGVQVAKGFSPDNDGINEIWKIEGIEEYRNNEVVIYNRWGNIVFAIKGYDNQYNVFDGNANRNTSLGGGQLPEGTYFYKIRFAEGHSDLEGFLVLKR encoded by the coding sequence TTGGAAAATATTGGAGCTGGAACCTACACACTCAAAGTAGAAGCTACAGCTGATTGTTTTTATACTAAAGAAATTACACTCACTGACGGAACAGATACGGAGGCACCGGAGATTACTTGTCCTGATGATCAAAAATTAAATCCAGGTGAAAATCTTAAGGATTATACTTCTCTGGCAGTAGTATCCGATAATTGTGATTCTGATGTTTCAGTGAGTCAATCTCCTGAAGCAGGTACTGAATTTACAGAAGAAACAACAGTTACTTTAACTGCTGAAGATGCTAGTGGAAATACAAAAGCTTGTACTTTCATTATTGAAGTAACTCCTGATACTGAAGCACCTGAACTGACTTGTCCAGATAATCAAGAACTGGCCTGTGATGCTACAGTAATTCCAGATTATACTGATTTGGTAAGTGTTTCCGATAATAGAGATTCAAGTCCTGAAGTGACTCAATCTCCGGCAGCTAGGAGTCCTTTTACTGCAGGTATGACTATTTCCATAAAGGCAAAGGATGAAGCAGGAAATGAATCTACCTGTGAATTTTTGGTTAATCTTGAAGAGGATACTGAATCTCCTGCTATTGAATGCCCTGATGATCAGGAATTAATTCCAGGTGAAAATCTTAAGGATTATACTTCTCTGGCAATAGTATCCGATAATTGTGATTCTGATGTTTCAGTAAGTCAATCTCCTGAAGCAGGTACTGAATTTACAGAAGAAACAACAGTTACTTTAACTGCTGAAGATGCTAGTGGAAATTCAAAAACTTGTACTTTCGTTATTGAAGTAACTCCTGATACTGAAGCACCAGAACTGACTTGTCCAGATAATCAAGAACTGGCCTGTGATGCTACAGTAATTCCAGATTATACTGATTTGGTGAGTGTTTCCGATAATAGAGATACTAGTCCTGAAGTGACTCAATCACCGGTTGCAGGAAGTCCTTTTACTGCAGGTATGACTATTTCCATAAAGGCAAAGGATGAAGCAGGAAATGAATCAACTTGCGAATTTTTAGTCAATCTTGCAGCAGATACTGAATCGCCTGTTATTGAATGCCCAGAAGATCAGGAATTAATTCCTGGTGAAAATCTTAAGGATTATACTTCTCTGACAGTAGTATCCGATAATTGTGATTCTGATGTTTCAGTGAGTCAATCTCCTGAAGCAGGTACTGAATTTACGGAAGAAACAACTGTTACTTTAACTGCTGAAGATGCTAGCGGAAATACAAAAATCTGTACTTTCATTATTGAAGTAACCCCTGATACTGAAGCACCAGAACTGACTTGTCCTGATAATCAAAGTCTAGCCTGTGATGCAACTGAAATACCTGATTACACTGATTTAGTAAGTGTTTCTGATAATAGAGATGCAAGCCCAATTATCACACAATCGCCAGAAGCTGGAAGTGAATATACAGCAGGTATGACCATTACTATTTCGGCTGAAGATGAATCGGGTAACGTATCCAGCTGTGACTTTGTAGTCAACAGTGAGGAAGATACTGAATCTCCGACTTTAAGCTGCCTAGCACCTCAAACCGTAACAATTGGTGGAAGTTTAGCTGATTATACTTCACTTGTAACAGTTGAGGATAATTGTGATGCGGAACCTACAGTAAGTCAATCAGTTGCTCCTGGTACTGAGATTACAGAAGATATTACTATTACAATTACAGCTGAAGATGCTAGTGGAAATATAGAAAACTGTGAAATAGAGATTATTGCAACTTCAGAACCTGATACCGAAGCTCCTGAAATCACATGTCCAGATGATCAGTTTTTAGCCTGTGGAGCTACCGAAATTCAAGATTATACTGATTTGGTAAGTGTTTCTGATGATAGAGATCCAAATCCGATCATCACACAATCACCTGAGGCTGGAAGTGAATTTACAGAAGGTATGTCCATTACTATTTCGGCTGAAGATGAATCGGGTAATGTATCCAGTTGTGACTTTGTGGTCAACAGGGAGGAAGATACAGAATCTCCGACTATAAGCTGCCTAGCTCCTCAAACCATAACAATTGGTGGAAGCTTAGCTGATTATACTTCACTTGTAACCGTTGAGGATAATTGTGATGCTGAACCTATAGTAAGTCAATCAGTTGCTCCTGGTACTGAGATTACAGAAGATATTTCTATTACAATTACAGCTGAAGATGCAAGTGGAAATATAGAAAACTGTGAAATTGAAATAATTGCAACTTCTGATGCTGATACGGAAGCTCCTGAAATCACCTGTCCAGAGGATCAGGTTTTAGCTTGTGGAGCAACGGAAATCCCTGATTATACTGGTTTAGTAAGTGTTTCGGATGATAGAGACCCAAATCCGATCATCACACAATCGCCAGAAGCTGGAAGTGGATTTACAGAAGGTATGACCATTACCATTTCGGCTGAAGATGAATCGGGTAACGTATCCAGCTGTGACTTTGTAGTCAACAGTGAGGAAGATACTGAATCTCCGTCTTTAAGCTGCCTAGCTCCTCAAACCATAACAATTGGAGGAAGCTTAGCTGATTATACATCACTTGTAACGGTTGATGATAATTGTGATGCAGAACCTACAGTAAGTCAATCAGTTGCTCCTGGTACTGAGATTACAGAAGATATTACTATTACAATTACAGCTGAAGATGCAAGTGGAAATATAGAAAACTGTGAAATTGAAATAATTGCAACTTCTGATGCTGATACGGAAGCTCCTGAAATCAGCTGTCCAGAGGATCAGGTTTTAGCTTGTGGAGCAACGGAAATCCCTGATTATACTGGTTTAATAAGTGTTTCGGATGATAGAGATCCAAATCCGATCATCACACAATCACCTGAAGCTGGAAGTGAATATACGGAAGGAATGACCATTACTATTACTGCTCAAGATAATTCAGGAAATACTTCAACTTGTACATTTCAAGTTTCGGCAGAGGGTGATAATCTCAATTCGCTGACTTGTCCTGAGGAGCAAGAAATTTCACTGAATGAAAATTGTGAAGCTGTTTTACCTGATTTCAGAGATTTAGTTAAAGTTGATGCTAGTTGCAGCAGTATTGAAAGTATAAATCAATTTCCTGAACCAGGCTCTGTTATTAATGAAGATTCTGAAGTGATAATTGAAGTAGTAGATCAATCAGGGAATAAGACTTCCTGCAATTTTAATCTAAAAATAATAGGTGAAGGAATACCTCAAATTGAAGTTGGTGAAGATGTTGAAATTAATCTAGGGGAATCAGTAGAGCTAAGTGCTGAGAGTTCCTCTGATGGAAGTTATAAATGGTTTCCCGCACGTGGTCTAAGTAACACAACTATTTCAAACCCAATAGCTAGTCCTGATAAGAGTACCACTTATACTGTAATATTTACCAATTCTTTTGGATGTTCTATAGAATCGGAAATCACTGTCAATGTAGAGGAAGGTGTTCAAGTAGCAAAAGGCTTTTCACCGGATAATGATGGGATAAATGAAATATGGAAGATTGAAGGAATTGAAGAATATAGAAATAATGAAGTAGTCATCTATAATCGATGGGGAAATATAGTCTTTGCTATTAAAGGCTATGATAATCAGTATAATGTATTTGATGGAAATGCAAATCGGAATACAAGCTTAGGAGGGGGACAACTTCCTGAAGGTACATATTTCTATAAGATCAGATTTGCTGAAGGGCATTCTGATTTAGAAGGATTTTTAGTACTTAAAAGATAA
- a CDS encoding PorP/SprF family type IX secretion system membrane protein — MKRFLILLAIGMIASVGMAQQMPANYNYLLDPFSINPAVAGYDIDPVFNFSARGSFQGMEGSPRSMFFSTHGKALSPKVGLGANFYSDKIGVTSTNGVYGSYSYSLISKNKNSFTSWGFHPNVLSFGLRAGVSFFNESLRSLKVDDDPNFEKNISIVRPSVGVGLYFSKNKFFAGLSIPEVLTVWENENLNLNRHLFLNAGYELILNHTSKIQLNSLIKVVKGSPIQADGNAILEFKDKIKVGLGYRSVSYVNFMIGFQFINDLDFNYFYELPLSSSVKQMNFNIHEVSLRYRLGR, encoded by the coding sequence ATGAAAAGATTTTTAATTCTTTTAGCTATTGGTATGATTGCATCTGTTGGTATGGCGCAACAGATGCCCGCCAATTACAATTATTTACTTGACCCATTTTCGATTAATCCTGCTGTTGCAGGATATGATATAGATCCTGTCTTTAACTTTTCTGCAAGAGGTTCTTTCCAAGGAATGGAAGGTTCTCCTCGGAGCATGTTTTTTTCGACACACGGGAAGGCTTTAAGTCCGAAAGTTGGCTTAGGAGCTAATTTTTATAGTGATAAAATAGGGGTGACGAGCACAAATGGTGTTTATGGTAGTTATTCCTATTCGCTAATTTCAAAAAACAAAAATTCTTTTACTTCCTGGGGATTTCATCCAAATGTTTTGTCTTTTGGCTTGCGAGCAGGAGTGTCATTTTTTAATGAAAGCCTTAGAAGTCTAAAAGTAGATGATGATCCTAATTTTGAAAAGAATATATCAATTGTTAGACCTAGTGTTGGAGTAGGTCTTTATTTTAGTAAAAATAAATTTTTTGCTGGACTTTCTATTCCAGAGGTATTGACAGTATGGGAAAATGAAAATCTGAATTTGAACAGACACTTATTTCTTAATGCGGGATATGAACTTATATTAAATCATACTTCTAAAATCCAATTGAATAGTTTGATAAAAGTGGTAAAAGGTTCTCCTATTCAAGCCGATGGAAATGCAATATTGGAGTTTAAAGACAAAATCAAAGTTGGGCTAGGATACAGATCTGTTTCTTATGTAAATTTTATGATAGGATTCCAGTTCATTAATGATTTAGACTTTAATTATTTTTATGAGCTTCCTTTATCATCTTCTGTCAAACAAATGAATTTCAATATTCATGAAGTGAGTTTACGATATAGGCTTGGAAGATAA